From Paenibacillus sp. PvR098:
ACCCTTGTATCAGTTGAATGTATATCGAATTAACACTACTGCTTTTATCCAAAAAAAGCAACGGTCGTCAAGGCCGTCATCGTCCCGATCAGCGAGCCGGCTAGAACGTCGGAGGGGTAGTGCAGTCCCAAATAAATACGCGACATGCCGACCAGTGAGGCTAATGGAATCAAAATCGCCGCAAGCCAAGGAGTAATGAACATCAGCGGGACAGTTACCGAGAAAATGGCTGTCGTATGCCCGGAAGGGAACGAATGGTCCCTAAGTGGGTTTTTGCATGTATTGGTACCTTCAAGTACAAGATAAGGACGCAGACGCGGATATTTCTTCTTTATTATAGCGACAGGCACATGACTAAGTCCCAGTGCGATACAGCTCACTATCCCGGCGGACTTCCATACCCCTTCGGCGAACAGGGCAATGCAAAGTGCCGTGGCAATCGATGCCGTAGCGCCCCCCAGATGAGTGATGATGTTAAAAAAGAAATCCAGCACTTGATGCCGAATCCGCTGGTTGACAAAACAAAACATTCGGTTTTCATGATGCTGAAGCCATGTGATAATCCGGCTCATGTTATCACCATACCTCCCTACAGTGGGGTAAGCTTTAGATAAGCTCATGTATTATTATAAAACACAATTGTTAATGGAGTATCAACGCTATATTAAAGAATCTTCCATTGACGAGGGTCTAACCGTCACCGTATGATATGAAACGGCAGGTTTGAAGGGTTCCTCTAACATAAATTATGAACGATGTGTGAGGCTTTGTCCAACATGAGAGTAGGCAAGTTTTTGGACAGGACCATGGGTCTTGATTTACAAAATATACGGGGGTTATAGGAGTTTGGTTCTATCTAATTAGAAGCAGCAACTTTTTCGCAAACAAGTTCGTCTGTATGATATTGGAAAATTGCTGCCTAAATGTACTCTTCAAGCAAAGTCAAAACTTATACAATGATGCTATTTATTCCAGGTAGCCATTTAGTTTGTGCAAGCTTGGGTTTCGATTTTTGTGCAATGGTTTAAACATGTAATGAGCAGTAGTGTATCGGCTAAGATGGCGAAGAACAAGCAGTTGGGATTGCGAAATCATCGCCTCTGTAAATTTAGACAAGAAAGTTTTTCCAAGCGGTACTTATAAAATAAATGAAAAACGATGAAAATAAGACGTAAAAAGATGGATAGCAAAGAGTCTGACCGAAACTGCTGCTGTTTTTCCCGAAAATGATAAAGAACTGACTTAATCAAGCGATGTGGAGCTTTTGACAAATCATAGCAAAGAGAGGAAAATCATATTCGGCGACCCTCCCAATTGGAGTGGCATTATCGAATCCGTTTTTTAAAAGAGAAAAAAATAGGGGTACATACAAAAAAAAGGGGGATGTATCATGCTGGACAGTATTTTGTTAGGCCTTCAGTTTACGCTGATCGTAGTCGGGGCTTATCAACTGGGTCTGACGTTTTTTGGCTGGTATCGCCGTAAGAACAAAGCACAGCACGCACCGCAAAAAACTTTTGCCGTCCTGGTGGCGGCGCATAACGAGGAACAAGTCGTCGGGGCGTTGATTGAGAATTTGAAAAATTTGGATTATCCGAAAGAGTTGTACGATATATTCGTGATTGCCGACAACTGTACCGATAACACGGCGCAAATTGCCCGCGATATGGGAGTATATGCCTGCGAACGCCATAATCCGAACCTGAGAGGCAAAGGGTACGCGATTGAGTGGATGCTCAAGGAGCTTTGGAAGATGCCTCGCGAATACGACGCGGTGGTCATGTTCGATGCCGATAACCTGTCAAGCTCGGATTATCTAAGACACATGAATAACGACTTGTGCGAAGGCGCCAAAGTCATTCAGGCTTATCTGGATACCAAAAATCCTAACGATTCCTGGATTACCGCTTCGTATGCCATTTCTTATTTTTTCAGCAACCGATTCTGGCAGCTGCCTCGTACCAATTTGAAGTTGGCCAACTTTCTAGGCGGAACAGGCATGTGCTTTGAAACGGGGCTGCTCAAGCAGATCGGCTGGGGTGCGACAAGTCTTGTTGAGGACTTGGAATTCTCCATGCGATGCGTCAAATTAGGCGTGAAGCCCACCTTTAATCAGGATGCGAAGGTATACGACGAGAAGCCTCTTACGTTTAGAGCTTCGGCGAAGCAAAGGCTGCGTTGGATGCAAGGACATTTTGACGTTTGCCGCCGTTACTTTTTCGTATTGCTTTGGCAGGGGATTAAAGAACGCAGCTGGACGAAAATTGATGCCGCGATTTACTCGGCCAATGTATATAATTTTTTCTTGGGTTCGATTGTAACGATGGCAGTTTGGTTCGACAATGTCATACTTGGTGGAGCACAGCTTACTAAGCTGTACGAAATGTCTCCTATCTTGTTTAACGTGGTTACGATCTCGATCTATGTATTGCTTCCGATCTCCATGATCATGGATAAGGCATCTCTGAAAACATATAAGTATTTGATCCTGTATCCTATTTTTATGTTTTCTTGGTGGCCGATCACGATTTATGCGTTCTTCACGCAAAACAATAAGCAGTGGAGCCATACGGAGCATACCCGCGTGATTCGTCTCGAGGATATGCACAGCAAACAGGCTAGTTAAATTACTTTGAGAAAATCGACATACTCCGTTGACTTCCATAAACGGAGTGTGGTATAGTATTTGAGTGCGAAAGAAGAAGCGCCCGCTTCTCACCTGTCCGACGTAGGTTGGCTGGTTATGAATGAGAGTGACCTTACTTGAATATCTGATGTTTTATCGGATAGATCAATCACTTGAAACAAACCGCGTGGGCGTTTTTATCGCCCACGTATTTTTTTTTAATAAACCCTTTGGAGGTGGCAGGTTATCAGTACAGAACACATCATCAATGATGAAATTCGTGCAAGAGAAGTTCGTTTGATTGGCGCAGATGGAGAGCAGCTCGGCATCAAGCCGTTCCGGGAAGCGATGCAGATTGCACTGGATCAGAACTTGGACTTGGTTAACGTGGCTCCAACGGCGAAACCGCCGGTCTGTCGGATCATGGATTACGGTAAATACCGCTATGAGATGCAGAAGAAAGAGAAGGAAGCCCGTAAGAACCAGAAGATCGTTGAGCTTAAAGAAGTTCGTTTGAGTGCGACGATTGACGAGCACGACTTCCAAACGAAGCTTCGCAATGTAACGAAATTTCTGAACGACGGCGATAAAGTAAAGCTGTCGGTACGCTTCCGCGGCCGGGAGATCGCTCACGCCCAAATCGGACAGCGCGTTCTGGAACGGATGGCTGCCGAGGTAGAAGAGTTATGCGTCATTGAACGCAGGCCGAAGCTGGAAGGTCGGAGCATGATCATGATCTTGGCCCCGAAACAACAGCAATAATTTTATTTTTAAGGAGGAACCCCCCCATGCCAAAAATGAAAACACACAGCAGCCTGAAAGGCCGTTTCAAAATTACAGGTACAGGTAAAGTGAAACGTTATAAATCAGGTAAGAACCACCTGCTGTCCGGTAAATCCGCTCGTCAGAAGCGCGTTCTGGGCACGAACCCGGTTATGGCTCCAGGCGATGTAAAACGCCTGAAACAACAGCTCGGCAACATCAAGTAATTTCGTTTGTATACTTAACAATCCTTGGAGGTAGATCATCATGGCAAGAGTGAAAGGCGGATTCATCCGCACTCGTCGTCGCAAGAAAATTTTGAAGCTTGCTAAAGGTTACTTCGGTTCCAAACATAGATTATTTAAAACAGCTAAAGAGCAAGTTATGAAATCCTTGGTGTACGCATACCGTGACCGCCGTCAGAACAAGCGTGTTTTCCGCAAACTGTGGATTACGCGGATCAACGCGGCAGCTCGTCAAAACGGTTTGTCCTACAGCAAGCTAATGCACGGCCTGAAGCTGTCTGGTGTAGAAGTGAACCGCAAGATGCTCGCGGAGCTTGCTGTTAACGACATCAATGCGTTTAACTCCTTAGCCGAAACTGCGAAGCAAAAAGTTAACGCGTAATTCATCGGATCAACATAACAGCACCTCCTGCAAAAGATGCGTTCTAACGTATCTTCTACAGGAGGTGCTTTTTGGTATGGTTTTCATCTATTTAATATGAAAGAAACGATTCGCGGTCCCTGGATGATGTTAAGTGGATTGTAATTGATCAAGATCGGCCGTTACTTTCTCGATCATCTGAACGAACGAGGATAATTCTTCAGCGCTGGCTGCCTGCGTCTGGGCCTGGGTGGTAGTTTGCTTCGACTCATGTTCTACTTCTTTAAGCAGTCGTGAGATCGTCCCCAGCTTCGCCTGTATTTGTCCAAGGGCTCCCTTGGAGCCGCTTGCTAATTTGCGAACTTCGTTTGCGACTACCTCAAAACCGCGTCCATGTTCACCTGCTCTAGCCGCTTCGATCGCCGCGTTGAGACCGAGTAAGTGAGTTTGATCGGAGATCTCTTGTATGAGTGATCCCATAGTTTGAATTTGCTTTACTTCTGTAGTGAGCTCCTGCACCATGTCATGGGACTTCTCCTGCGATTCTGCTGAACGAATAGCCGAGTTTGCGACCGACTGGCTGCTTCTGCTCAGCTCCACCATCATCGAAACCAGCTCCTGCACGGCCGAGCTGATCCCCTGC
This genomic window contains:
- the rplT gene encoding 50S ribosomal protein L20, whose amino-acid sequence is MARVKGGFIRTRRRKKILKLAKGYFGSKHRLFKTAKEQVMKSLVYAYRDRRQNKRVFRKLWITRINAAARQNGLSYSKLMHGLKLSGVEVNRKMLAELAVNDINAFNSLAETAKQKVNA
- a CDS encoding phosphatase PAP2 family protein produces the protein MSRIITWLQHHENRMFCFVNQRIRHQVLDFFFNIITHLGGATASIATALCIALFAEGVWKSAGIVSCIALGLSHVPVAIIKKKYPRLRPYLVLEGTNTCKNPLRDHSFPSGHTTAIFSVTVPLMFITPWLAAILIPLASLVGMSRIYLGLHYPSDVLAGSLIGTMTALTTVAFFG
- a CDS encoding glycosyltransferase family 2 protein; the protein is MLDSILLGLQFTLIVVGAYQLGLTFFGWYRRKNKAQHAPQKTFAVLVAAHNEEQVVGALIENLKNLDYPKELYDIFVIADNCTDNTAQIARDMGVYACERHNPNLRGKGYAIEWMLKELWKMPREYDAVVMFDADNLSSSDYLRHMNNDLCEGAKVIQAYLDTKNPNDSWITASYAISYFFSNRFWQLPRTNLKLANFLGGTGMCFETGLLKQIGWGATSLVEDLEFSMRCVKLGVKPTFNQDAKVYDEKPLTFRASAKQRLRWMQGHFDVCRRYFFVLLWQGIKERSWTKIDAAIYSANVYNFFLGSIVTMAVWFDNVILGGAQLTKLYEMSPILFNVVTISIYVLLPISMIMDKASLKTYKYLILYPIFMFSWWPITIYAFFTQNNKQWSHTEHTRVIRLEDMHSKQAS
- the infC gene encoding translation initiation factor IF-3; protein product: MINDEIRAREVRLIGADGEQLGIKPFREAMQIALDQNLDLVNVAPTAKPPVCRIMDYGKYRYEMQKKEKEARKNQKIVELKEVRLSATIDEHDFQTKLRNVTKFLNDGDKVKLSVRFRGREIAHAQIGQRVLERMAAEVEELCVIERRPKLEGRSMIMILAPKQQQ
- the rpmI gene encoding 50S ribosomal protein L35, with protein sequence MPKMKTHSSLKGRFKITGTGKVKRYKSGKNHLLSGKSARQKRVLGTNPVMAPGDVKRLKQQLGNIK